A genomic segment from Amygdalobacter nucleatus encodes:
- a CDS encoding MetQ/NlpA family ABC transporter substrate-binding protein gives MMKSKQLLTNVLALSLGLGLVACKSIPNEQTKNTTEPKSTSSETQKSPTETAEESKTEGKTVTLRIAASATPHAEILEYAQALLDLRSDAKYKLDIKVFDDYVLPNQVTEEGSVDVNYFQHQPYMDDFNQKNGTHLVSVKKIHYEPFGLFAGRKKSLDELKEGDSIAIPNDGTNEGRALRLLESAGLIKLKATDDFNLTKLDIVENPKNLKIEELEAAQISRALSDVDYGVINGNYALQAKLNVAKDALIKEGSEKSINTFANIIAVKKGNEDLPGVKQLVEVLGSAEMQKFVADKYKGSVVMLENK, from the coding sequence ATGATGAAAAGTAAACAATTATTAACAAATGTCCTTGCTCTCAGTTTGGGCCTAGGTTTGGTCGCCTGCAAAAGTATTCCCAATGAGCAGACAAAAAATACTACTGAACCTAAATCAACAAGTTCAGAGACTCAAAAAAGTCCAACTGAAACAGCTGAAGAAAGCAAAACAGAAGGTAAGACAGTTACTTTAAGAATTGCAGCTAGTGCAACACCACATGCTGAAATTTTGGAATATGCGCAAGCATTACTTGATTTGCGTTCAGATGCGAAATATAAGTTGGATATTAAAGTGTTTGATGATTATGTTTTACCAAATCAGGTAACTGAGGAAGGTTCAGTTGATGTAAATTATTTCCAACATCAGCCATATATGGACGATTTCAACCAGAAAAATGGTACACATTTAGTCTCTGTTAAGAAAATTCATTATGAGCCATTTGGTTTGTTCGCTGGTCGCAAGAAGAGCTTAGATGAACTCAAAGAGGGCGATTCAATTGCTATTCCTAATGACGGAACCAATGAAGGTAGAGCTTTGCGTTTGTTGGAGAGTGCTGGCTTAATCAAATTGAAGGCAACAGATGATTTCAATTTAACAAAGTTGGATATTGTTGAAAATCCTAAGAACTTGAAGATTGAGGAATTGGAAGCTGCTCAAATTTCCCGTGCCTTATCCGATGTCGATTATGGCGTAATTAACGGTAACTATGCTTTACAAGCTAAGTTGAATGTGGCTAAGGATGCCTTGATTAAAGAGGGTTCAGAGAAGTCAATCAATACTTTTGCAAACATTATTGCGGTTAAAAAAGGCAATGAAGATTTACCTGGCGTCAAGCAACTTGTAGAAGTATTAGGTAGTGCCGAAATGCAAAAATTTGTTGCAGATAAATACAAGGGATCAGTTGTGATGCTGGAAAATAAATAA
- a CDS encoding ABC transporter ATP-binding protein: MEKINLANHKKLLNYLGKGKLAACLAPLCGYAELLFAILIPRQMAKIIDQGVLLADSKAIMQQGLYLLAMSFASLFFGLLASLTSAYSGSQLTANLRTALFKQILNFSFPNYDKFSSASLVTRLTNDLSVIQFSFITNLRLLTKMPFMLILALLMTYNINRQIALTYFTLLPLMICILIFIEVKAYPLFSRLFVAMDDLNNNVKENVTGIRVVKAFVREDTEYDKFASTVENLYQINYRAEKLVNYWNPLVLSIIYAAVLLVIYLGGRSLVFGSMQIGELTSIMIYTMQVVWSFFSFAFIFMVNLHSEAARTRTMEVLDTQISLLSPKDGLKAVKDASVEFKQVAFSYDEEQAKLVLKDVNFKLASGQSMGIIGATGSGKSSLVQLLPRLYDVCEGQVLVGGHDARDYDLSCLRQAISIVLQRNILFKGTISENLRFAKANASVEELREVCKIACADEFIKDLDKQYDYELLKGASNLSGGQKQRLCIARALLKEPKLLILDDSLSAVDGKTASKIQFNLRKLRAYMSTIVISERIKPLLDCDYVLILQAGRVNAFDTPTNLLKSNQIFQDLYELETVNKEDANGQA; this comes from the coding sequence GTGGAAAAGATCAATCTAGCAAATCATAAAAAGCTATTAAATTATTTAGGTAAGGGTAAGCTTGCAGCTTGTTTAGCACCTTTATGTGGTTATGCTGAGCTTTTGTTTGCTATTTTAATTCCACGCCAAATGGCCAAAATTATTGATCAAGGCGTTTTGTTAGCAGACAGCAAAGCGATTATGCAGCAAGGGCTATATTTGTTAGCTATGTCGTTTGCTAGCTTGTTTTTTGGCCTTTTAGCCAGTTTAACGTCAGCATATTCAGGTTCACAACTGACGGCTAATTTGCGTACAGCTTTATTCAAACAGATCTTAAATTTTTCTTTCCCTAACTATGATAAATTTTCTAGTGCCAGCTTAGTTACACGTTTGACCAACGATTTATCAGTTATTCAGTTTTCTTTTATTACTAATCTGAGATTGCTCACTAAAATGCCTTTTATGTTAATTTTAGCCTTGCTGATGACCTATAACATTAACAGGCAAATTGCTTTGACTTATTTTACGTTATTGCCGCTGATGATTTGTATTTTAATTTTTATTGAAGTTAAAGCCTATCCTTTGTTTAGCCGTTTATTTGTGGCAATGGATGACTTAAACAATAATGTTAAAGAGAATGTGACAGGCATAAGGGTAGTTAAGGCGTTCGTACGTGAAGATACAGAATATGACAAATTTGCTTCTACAGTTGAAAATTTATACCAAATTAACTATAGAGCCGAAAAATTAGTTAATTATTGGAATCCGCTTGTTTTGTCAATTATATATGCAGCTGTTTTACTTGTCATATATTTAGGTGGCCGAAGTTTGGTGTTTGGTAGCATGCAAATTGGCGAACTTACAAGTATCATGATTTACACCATGCAAGTTGTCTGGTCGTTCTTTTCCTTTGCCTTTATTTTTATGGTCAATCTGCATTCAGAGGCAGCGAGAACGAGAACAATGGAGGTTTTAGATACTCAAATTTCGCTTCTATCACCAAAAGACGGCTTAAAAGCAGTTAAAGACGCTAGTGTTGAGTTCAAACAAGTCGCTTTTTCTTATGATGAAGAGCAGGCGAAATTAGTCTTAAAAGATGTTAATTTCAAGTTAGCTAGCGGTCAAAGTATGGGCATCATCGGTGCTACAGGTAGCGGCAAAAGTTCACTTGTTCAACTTTTACCCAGACTTTACGATGTATGCGAAGGTCAAGTGCTTGTAGGAGGGCATGATGCTCGGGACTATGATCTTAGTTGCTTAAGACAGGCTATTAGCATTGTTTTGCAACGAAATATTCTATTTAAAGGTACAATTTCAGAAAATTTACGCTTCGCCAAGGCAAATGCCAGTGTGGAAGAACTAAGAGAAGTATGTAAAATAGCTTGCGCTGATGAATTTATAAAAGATTTGGATAAGCAATATGACTATGAATTATTGAAGGGTGCTAGTAATTTATCCGGTGGCCAGAAACAGAGATTATGTATTGCCCGTGCCTTGTTAAAAGAACCCAAATTATTGATTTTGGATGATTCGCTTAGCGCCGTTGATGGTAAAACAGCTAGTAAAATTCAATTCAATTTACGTAAATTACGGGCTTACATGAGTACAATTGTCATTTCAGAGCGAATAAAACCGCTTTTAGATTGCGATTATGTGCTGATTTTGCAGGCAGGTAGGGTCAATGCTTTTGACACGCCAACTAATTTATTAAAAAGCAATCAAATATTTCAAGATTTGTACGAGTTAGAAACAGTGAATAAGGAGGATGCTAATGGCCAAGCTTAG
- a CDS encoding ABC transporter ATP-binding protein, which produces MAKLSVLKRLFAYLWQDHKLKLLVAIFCVIVSNFALIAVSYALKIMLDNYILPMIQAKSLDFTNFYKFIAYLASLFLAGAIANYWYNKLLIICGLKIQKALRLTLFKHMQALPLAYFDKNPSGNIMSLYSNDIENIQSFYTQAISSLFLNSIQVLITVCIMFSMSPILTAISLGFVLIMFFVSRYIGAWSSKYFSVRQAALADLTGLIEEQFAGLRVIKTFNHEKASLAKFTQVNNYLNTCEIKATASSQTIRPIIRNLGDLQFIITAIIGCLLITKQISSLSIGSLAAYLNLSRSFTTPFMELAQLFNTIMLALAGAERIFNTLAIEPEVDQGKLEKLPENATIELRNLCFAYISGKPVLHNLNLTAKAGHKIAFVGATGAGKTTITNLLNRFYEVPAASIFYGGIDIKQFKKSALRSSLSIVLQDTNLFSGSIRENIRYGNLLASDAEVVQAARLAMADSFISHLPNGYDTIISGDMSEISEGQAQLLAIARAMLAKTPILILDEATSNIDLRTERLVQMGLDNLMQGKTVFIIAHRLSTVKNCEQIIVLDHGQVVEQGTHAELLNKHGTYHDLYTGKLEMA; this is translated from the coding sequence ATGGCCAAGCTTAGTGTATTAAAACGTCTATTTGCCTATTTGTGGCAGGACCATAAGTTAAAATTACTTGTAGCTATCTTTTGCGTCATTGTCAGTAATTTTGCCTTAATTGCTGTTTCGTATGCTTTAAAGATCATGCTTGATAATTACATTTTGCCAATGATTCAAGCTAAGTCGTTAGACTTTACCAACTTTTACAAGTTCATAGCTTATTTAGCGAGTTTATTTTTAGCTGGTGCAATTGCCAACTATTGGTATAACAAGCTGTTAATCATATGCGGCCTCAAAATTCAAAAAGCTTTGCGTCTGACATTATTTAAGCACATGCAGGCCTTGCCGTTAGCTTATTTTGATAAAAATCCTAGTGGCAACATTATGAGCCTCTATTCGAATGATATTGAGAATATACAGTCTTTTTATACGCAGGCAATTTCGTCGCTTTTTCTGAATAGTATACAGGTGTTAATAACTGTGTGTATTATGTTTAGCATGAGCCCAATTTTGACAGCTATTTCACTTGGCTTCGTGCTAATTATGTTTTTTGTGAGTCGATATATTGGCGCTTGGAGTTCCAAATATTTTAGCGTGAGACAAGCGGCTTTGGCAGATTTGACAGGCCTAATTGAGGAGCAATTTGCAGGCTTACGGGTGATTAAAACGTTTAATCATGAAAAAGCTTCTTTAGCTAAATTTACACAAGTTAATAATTATCTTAATACCTGTGAGATAAAAGCTACAGCTTCCAGTCAGACAATTAGACCAATTATTCGTAATTTAGGTGATTTGCAATTTATCATAACTGCAATTATTGGCTGCTTACTAATCACAAAGCAAATTAGCAGTCTCAGTATTGGTAGTTTAGCTGCCTATTTGAATTTATCGCGCAGCTTTACCACACCGTTTATGGAATTAGCGCAATTGTTTAACACAATTATGCTGGCTTTGGCTGGGGCAGAGCGCATCTTTAACACATTAGCCATCGAACCTGAAGTTGATCAGGGAAAGTTAGAAAAATTACCTGAAAATGCAACAATTGAATTACGTAATCTTTGTTTTGCTTATATTTCTGGTAAACCAGTTCTACATAACTTGAATCTAACGGCCAAAGCTGGTCACAAAATTGCCTTTGTCGGTGCAACTGGTGCGGGCAAAACAACTATTACTAATCTACTTAATCGCTTCTATGAAGTGCCTGCTGCTTCTATATTTTATGGCGGAATTGATATTAAGCAATTCAAAAAATCAGCACTTAGAAGTTCACTAAGCATTGTTTTGCAAGATACAAATTTGTTTAGTGGTAGTATTCGCGAGAATATTCGTTATGGTAATTTATTAGCTTCTGATGCTGAAGTGGTACAGGCTGCTAGGTTAGCTATGGCAGATAGCTTTATAAGTCATCTCCCAAATGGCTATGACACGATAATTAGCGGCGATATGAGTGAAATATCTGAAGGTCAGGCGCAATTATTGGCCATTGCTAGAGCTATGCTTGCTAAAACACCAATTTTAATTTTGGATGAGGCGACATCTAACATCGACTTAAGGACAGAACGTTTGGTACAGATGGGCTTAGATAATCTCATGCAAGGCAAAACGGTATTCATAATTGCTCATCGTTTATCAACGGTTAAAAACTGTGAACAAATAATCGTGCTTGATCATGGTCAGGTAGTAGAACAAGGTACACACGCTGAGCTGTTGAACAAGCACGGAACTTACCATGATTTGTATACTGGCAAATTAGAAATGGCTTAA
- a CDS encoding TrkH family potassium uptake protein, translated as MNHGMIKLMISRMLLILAALLCVPVLVAWIYAEEAKVFISFAITKSLCLILSFLLGFKRPNMKEIYAKEGYIICAMSWFIMSAIGALPFFLSGYVPNFMDAMFETASGFTTTGSSVIPNIELLPHSLIFWRSFTHLIGGMGVLVFVIAIMPNAASNSANVNVLKAEIPGPVFGKLLPKVKDMTRTLYTIYLCMTMLVVILLWLGHMPLFDAFVHAFGIAGTGGMSSKMASIGAYHSVYIEYVVAISLVFFGMNFNLYYLLLMKQFKLFFKNEELRWYIFIISAATLLITWSILPMSQNFAEALRNAFFTTSSLMTTAGFCTVDYNKWPAFSHVIITIISIFGASAGSTAGGLKIYRVAVLFKSVKAEIIRTLSPNRVYFIQMDNKALSKDTVRGMHAYFAVYMFIFGLIVLLVSLDSPDFTTAFSATVATFNNIGPGLGAVGPTGSFAFYNNFSKFVLTFSMIAGRLEILPVLLCFRPKTWKRG; from the coding sequence ATGAATCATGGCATGATCAAATTGATGATCAGCCGCATGTTGCTGATTCTAGCCGCTTTACTCTGTGTTCCTGTATTAGTAGCTTGGATCTATGCAGAAGAAGCAAAAGTTTTTATCAGCTTTGCAATCACAAAAAGCTTGTGCTTAATCTTAAGCTTTTTGTTAGGTTTCAAGCGTCCCAACATGAAAGAGATTTACGCCAAGGAAGGCTACATTATCTGTGCTATGTCATGGTTTATCATGTCAGCTATCGGAGCTCTGCCATTTTTTTTGAGTGGCTATGTGCCTAATTTTATGGATGCAATGTTTGAAACAGCAAGTGGTTTTACCACAACTGGTTCTAGTGTTATCCCCAATATTGAGCTTCTACCCCATAGCTTAATTTTTTGGCGTAGTTTCACGCACTTAATTGGTGGTATGGGTGTACTGGTCTTCGTCATTGCCATCATGCCAAATGCAGCTAGCAATTCAGCTAATGTGAACGTACTAAAAGCTGAAATTCCTGGTCCTGTTTTTGGTAAGCTTTTGCCTAAAGTCAAAGATATGACGCGTACCTTATATACTATTTATCTCTGCATGACCATGTTAGTCGTCATTCTTCTTTGGCTTGGTCACATGCCTTTATTCGATGCCTTTGTCCATGCATTTGGTATCGCTGGTACTGGTGGTATGAGTAGTAAAATGGCAAGCATTGGTGCTTACCATTCTGTATATATTGAGTATGTTGTTGCGATCAGTTTGGTCTTTTTCGGCATGAACTTTAACCTTTATTACCTCTTATTGATGAAGCAATTTAAGCTATTTTTCAAAAATGAAGAGCTACGCTGGTATATATTTATCATTTCAGCAGCTACCTTGTTGATCACTTGGAGTATTCTACCAATGTCACAAAATTTTGCCGAAGCTCTCCGCAATGCCTTCTTTACCACAAGTTCACTGATGACAACCGCCGGTTTCTGTACAGTCGACTACAATAAGTGGCCTGCTTTTTCGCATGTGATTATCACGATCATTTCTATCTTTGGCGCTTCGGCTGGTTCAACAGCTGGCGGCTTAAAAATCTATCGTGTAGCTGTCTTATTCAAATCTGTTAAAGCTGAAATAATTAGAACTCTCTCGCCTAACCGCGTCTATTTTATTCAGATGGATAACAAAGCTCTTTCCAAAGACACTGTGCGTGGTATGCATGCCTATTTCGCCGTTTACATGTTTATTTTTGGCTTAATTGTCCTCTTAGTCAGTCTTGACAGCCCAGACTTCACAACGGCCTTTAGTGCAACAGTGGCCACTTTTAACAACATCGGTCCTGGTTTAGGCGCAGTTGGTCCAACTGGCAGTTTTGCCTTTTATAATAACTTCTCTAAATTTGTCCTAACTTTCTCAATGATTGCTGGACGTTTGGAAATTTTGCCAGTGCTACTTTGCTTTAGACCTAAGACTTGGAAACGTGGTTAA
- the trkA gene encoding Trk system potassium transporter TrkA yields the protein MKIMIVGAGKVGETLCQDLADANHDITLIDLDEAVINDMISEFDITGYVGNGALYDVQQDSNVAETDIFIAVTPKDETNLIAALTAKSLGAKKAIARVRDPNYTKQINFLRSKLGIDMIINPELQAARDIAGNLQFPQASNVEQFAHDRGYLLNLKLPANSQLIGQNMITVRNKFKSVIVLAIERQSGEVLIPFGQTEILEGDRTYVTGDIKELNSFYAYVGYSRKKIKNALIIGGGKITKYLIPRLQRGNISPKVIEVNEDIANELCQDFPNVTIINDDGTNQKVLDAEQLQDYDASIALTGIDEENLLISLYAAREKVPKVISKVNRINLLSLLYDEDKAEFSQHSVITPRLLVADKIIRFVRAYGNASGSNVDALYRLCNDKVEVLQFNVKATAHCINIPLANLTLKDNILIAYIIRDNRLIFPSGQDLIKENDRVLIVTTHKNFDDVDDILKEADV from the coding sequence ATGAAAATAATGATTGTTGGTGCAGGCAAAGTTGGCGAAACACTTTGCCAGGATTTAGCAGATGCTAATCACGATATAACCTTGATTGATCTCGATGAAGCTGTCATCAACGATATGATCAGTGAATTTGATATAACAGGCTATGTTGGTAATGGCGCTTTATACGACGTTCAACAAGATAGTAATGTAGCAGAAACAGATATTTTTATCGCTGTTACCCCAAAAGATGAAACCAATTTAATTGCTGCTTTGACAGCTAAGTCATTGGGTGCCAAGAAAGCAATTGCCCGTGTCCGTGACCCTAACTATACTAAGCAAATCAACTTTTTGCGTTCTAAACTAGGCATTGATATGATTATCAATCCTGAATTGCAGGCAGCTAGAGATATTGCTGGTAACCTGCAATTTCCGCAAGCTAGCAATGTTGAACAATTCGCTCACGACCGTGGCTATTTACTCAATTTGAAATTACCAGCAAACAGTCAGTTAATCGGTCAAAACATGATCACTGTCCGTAATAAATTTAAGAGCGTGATTGTTCTAGCAATTGAGCGGCAATCTGGCGAAGTGCTCATTCCTTTTGGCCAGACTGAGATTTTGGAAGGCGACCGCACCTATGTTACTGGTGATATTAAAGAATTAAACAGTTTTTATGCCTATGTCGGTTATAGCCGAAAGAAAATTAAAAACGCTTTGATCATCGGTGGTGGCAAGATTACAAAATACTTAATTCCTCGCCTGCAAAGAGGTAATATTTCGCCAAAAGTTATTGAAGTTAATGAAGATATTGCTAATGAACTCTGTCAAGATTTTCCAAATGTGACAATCATTAACGATGATGGTACCAACCAAAAAGTCTTGGATGCTGAGCAACTCCAAGATTATGATGCAAGTATCGCTTTGACAGGTATCGACGAAGAAAACTTGTTGATCAGTCTGTATGCTGCTAGGGAAAAAGTTCCAAAGGTAATTTCAAAAGTCAATCGTATAAATTTGCTATCTTTACTATATGATGAAGATAAGGCAGAATTTTCTCAACATTCTGTAATTACGCCGCGTTTGTTAGTTGCTGATAAAATTATTCGGTTCGTCCGTGCTTATGGTAACGCTAGTGGTTCTAACGTTGATGCCCTCTATCGTCTCTGCAACGATAAAGTTGAAGTTTTACAATTTAACGTTAAAGCGACTGCTCACTGCATAAATATACCACTAGCTAATTTGACATTAAAAGATAATATCTTAATTGCCTATATCATTCGTGATAATCGCTTAATTTTCCCTTCAGGTCAAGATCTTATCAAAGAAAACGACCGTGTCTTAATTGTTACTACACATAAAAACTTTGATGATGTCGACGATATTCTCAAGGAGGCTGACGTATGA
- a CDS encoding IMP dehydrogenase — MAQIFNEESHTFSEYLLIPNLTTTECQSHNVNLKTAITRYKVGEREKALTINIPLVSAIMQSVSNHTLAIALAKEGGLSFIYGSQSAESEAEMVRMVKSYKAGIVSSDSNLPIDSTLADALKLKKISGHSTIAVTDDGTSSGKLLGLLTSRDYRLSRTNLDTPIKNLMTPIERLVTAQDGITLSEANDIIWEHKLNQLPIIDNDGKLIGLVFRKDYDSHKDHPNEILDSRKRLLVGAGINTRDYMERVPLLIEAGVDVLCIDSSDGFSEWQYQTIKWIKANYPDMLVGAGNVVDADGFNYLADAGADFIKVGIGGGSICITRETKGIGCGQATAVYNVAKARDAYCAKHGVYIPICSDGGIVHDYHMTLALAMGADFIMLGRYFARFDESPTKRMMVGGKYVKEYWGEGSNRARNWQRYDEGDTKGGMLFEEGVDSYVPYAGSLASNVQNSLAKIKATMCSVGSLTIPELQAKARLVRVSATSIVEGGAHDVILKNSQSIDL, encoded by the coding sequence ATGGCACAGATTTTCAATGAAGAGTCACATACTTTTAGTGAGTACTTATTGATTCCTAATTTGACTACAACTGAATGTCAGAGTCATAATGTAAATTTGAAAACAGCAATTACCCGTTATAAAGTAGGTGAACGAGAAAAAGCGCTGACGATAAATATCCCTTTAGTTTCAGCTATTATGCAATCTGTTTCTAATCATACTTTAGCGATAGCACTTGCCAAAGAAGGCGGCCTTTCTTTTATTTATGGTTCGCAATCAGCTGAAAGTGAAGCTGAAATGGTCAGAATGGTCAAAAGCTACAAGGCAGGTATCGTTTCAAGTGATTCCAATTTGCCAATCGATAGTACTTTAGCTGACGCTCTTAAATTGAAAAAAATCAGTGGTCATTCAACTATTGCTGTAACTGATGATGGAACAAGTTCTGGCAAATTGTTAGGTTTATTAACTTCAAGAGACTATCGCTTAAGTCGTACTAATTTAGACACACCAATCAAGAACTTGATGACGCCGATTGAACGGCTAGTAACAGCCCAAGATGGTATTACACTATCTGAGGCTAACGATATTATTTGGGAACACAAACTCAATCAATTACCTATTATTGATAATGATGGCAAATTAATCGGCTTAGTTTTCAGAAAGGACTATGATTCGCATAAAGATCATCCTAACGAAATTTTGGATAGCCGTAAACGCTTGCTAGTTGGTGCTGGCATTAATACCAGAGATTATATGGAACGGGTACCATTGCTGATTGAAGCTGGTGTCGATGTCTTATGTATTGACTCATCAGATGGCTTCTCTGAATGGCAATATCAGACAATCAAATGGATCAAGGCCAATTACCCAGACATGCTAGTTGGCGCAGGTAATGTAGTTGATGCTGACGGCTTTAACTATCTTGCTGATGCAGGCGCTGACTTCATCAAAGTTGGAATTGGCGGCGGTTCAATTTGTATTACTCGTGAAACAAAAGGTATTGGTTGTGGCCAGGCAACAGCTGTTTACAATGTGGCCAAGGCTAGAGATGCATATTGTGCAAAGCATGGTGTATATATTCCAATTTGCTCTGATGGTGGTATCGTGCATGATTACCATATGACGTTAGCTTTAGCTATGGGTGCTGATTTCATTATGCTAGGCCGTTATTTCGCTAGATTTGATGAAAGCCCAACTAAGCGTATGATGGTTGGTGGTAAGTACGTCAAAGAGTATTGGGGTGAAGGCTCTAACCGTGCTCGTAATTGGCAGCGTTATGATGAAGGTGACACGAAAGGTGGCATGCTCTTTGAAGAGGGCGTTGATTCATATGTTCCTTACGCTGGTTCACTGGCATCAAACGTACAAAATAGTTTAGCTAAAATTAAGGCTACAATGTGTTCAGTTGGTAGCTTAACCATTCCAGAGCTACAAGCCAAGGCTCGCTTGGTTAGAGTTTCCGCAACTTCAATTGTTGAAGGCGGAGCACATGATGTTATATTGAAAAATAGTCAGAGTATCGATTTATAA
- the greA gene encoding transcription elongation factor GreA, whose protein sequence is MAEEFYEMTLEGVNRLNAELDRRKVEERTAIAERMKVARGFGDLSENSEYDEAKQAQSENEQRIQELENILKYAKVIEDSEIAKNKVAIGTIVKLEDVNTGEVEEYSIVGTAEEDIFSNKISSDSPVGQAVIGKRKGQQIEVDTPYGIFQYKITGISRK, encoded by the coding sequence ATGGCTGAAGAATTTTATGAGATGACGCTTGAAGGCGTTAATCGTTTAAATGCGGAACTTGATCGTCGTAAAGTGGAAGAACGTACAGCAATTGCAGAGCGCATGAAAGTTGCACGTGGTTTCGGTGACTTGAGCGAAAACTCAGAGTACGATGAAGCTAAGCAGGCACAAAGCGAGAATGAGCAACGTATTCAAGAATTGGAAAATATTCTTAAATATGCCAAAGTTATTGAAGATAGCGAAATTGCTAAGAATAAGGTAGCAATTGGTACAATTGTAAAGTTGGAAGACGTTAATACTGGCGAAGTTGAAGAATATAGCATCGTCGGTACAGCCGAAGAGGATATTTTCTCCAATAAGATCAGTTCAGATTCACCTGTTGGTCAAGCAGTTATCGGTAAGCGTAAAGGTCAACAAATTGAAGTTGATACACCTTATGGTATTTTCCAATACAAAATTACAGGTATTTCTCGTAAATAG